Proteins from a genomic interval of Planctomycetota bacterium:
- a CDS encoding 2-hydroxyglutaryl-CoA dehydratase: MNTITCGIDIGSRTTKLILLDAPKRKIIYKDIIDSKLDKDKVARDLFKKGVAFAKRRGMGIKKVIATGYGSHLIRFADKNVTEITCHARGVTHLMPTARTIIEIGGQDSKLINLGERGQVVDFAMNDRCAAGTGRFLEMVARLLERDIRRLGVGKSGKPAHISSMCVVFAESEIIGLLARKISRNDIIKGVQRALATRVMALTGRDFHKPVVFTGGVALVSGMASALEWSCGKKVVTPAHPQFTGALGAALIAAEPE, encoded by the coding sequence ATGAATACGATTACCTGTGGTATTGATATCGGCTCGCGCACCACCAAACTCATACTCCTTGATGCGCCCAAACGGAAGATAATATACAAGGATATTATTGACTCTAAACTTGATAAGGACAAGGTAGCCAGAGACCTGTTCAAGAAGGGCGTTGCCTTCGCCAAGCGCCGCGGTATGGGCATCAAAAAGGTCATTGCTACCGGTTACGGAAGCCATCTGATAAGGTTTGCCGATAAGAATGTCACCGAGATTACCTGCCACGCCCGAGGTGTCACGCACCTGATGCCGACCGCCCGGACCATCATTGAAATCGGCGGCCAGGACAGCAAACTGATTAACTTGGGGGAAAGAGGGCAGGTGGTAGATTTTGCCATGAATGACCGGTGCGCGGCCGGGACCGGCCGGTTTCTGGAGATGGTGGCCCGGCTATTAGAAAGGGACATCAGGCGGTTGGGTGTCGGCAAATCTGGAAAACCGGCCCATATCAGCAGTATGTGTGTGGTCTTTGCCGAGTCCGAGATTATCGGGCTCCTGGCCCGGAAGATATCCCGGAACGATATCATTAAGGGGGTCCAGCGGGCGCTGGCCACCAGAGTGATGGCATTAACCGGCCGGGATTTCCATAAACCGGTGGTATTTACCGGCGGGGTGGCCTTGGTGTCCGGGATGGCCTCGGCGCTGGAATGGTCCTGCGGCAAAAAGGTCGTTACCCCGGCGCATCCGCAGTTCACCGGCGCGCTGGGCGCGGCTCTCATCGCCGCAGAGCCGGAATAA
- a CDS encoding carboxypeptidase regulatory-like domain-containing protein codes for MPTKNIVAVCLTIIAAILIGCSNNTSDSFKWTVCGRVVGPKNQPVPDVPVYAYNGGGYQTCSDGPPKVIPWKRLAEQYPTPSYFSTIQEYTDKNGEFNITLESPVNGLVIVRHPDYLQVEKYIEPNRLRPDNTIDIGIIALDSGASVTGVVTGTDGTPARNVDVGLYQRDISYDEYIRLVKTDKQGRYIIKGLPDGKYALAAWDEYSTPCEKEIDIKKSDKPAAIDFTLQLGGTLTVLVQNRVDDSLVPGYAVYLEPRVPSGFTFRPTDAKYTNLIGKATFDGLEDREYWILVVPPDQLHAVGHILPWPPFSPHYLLKDEASVTIKVDPAIALKGRIIDANTSQPVREFRITALPDGKAFDKTYGNPWEINSDTITSPSGEFIIDGFRPGRWLLRLNADGYIVPKDGFSVDIPVGGLKDKLEISLNPGTGKINGTVLDAQTGNPLAGVKVNVYEWDGRPFGASSLDTLTDTNGVFSFNTLLGNEFPLTIRVDKRGYVKWEIKFEQNKRPAIIEPIQLEYVCTLKGRYLDANGQPVPGAKIILAKGEGRGKTYHLPQTTTKADGSFEITDIPKGEYFVHYHDKKEPVKFTKPGEVVSVVLK; via the coding sequence ATGCCTACCAAAAATATTGTCGCTGTCTGCCTGACAATAATTGCCGCAATCCTCATTGGTTGTTCTAATAATACAAGTGATTCGTTCAAATGGACCGTGTGCGGCCGGGTGGTCGGGCCAAAAAACCAACCGGTGCCTGATGTTCCGGTCTATGCCTATAATGGCGGCGGATACCAAACCTGTAGTGATGGTCCCCCTAAGGTCATTCCATGGAAACGGCTGGCCGAACAATACCCGACTCCCAGTTACTTCTCTACTATCCAGGAATATACAGATAAGAATGGTGAATTCAATATCACACTTGAATCGCCCGTAAACGGATTGGTAATAGTGCGTCATCCTGATTACTTGCAGGTGGAGAAATACATTGAACCCAACCGCCTAAGGCCGGATAATACCATAGATATTGGTATTATCGCTCTTGATAGCGGCGCATCCGTAACCGGCGTTGTCACCGGCACTGATGGCACACCTGCCCGCAATGTGGATGTCGGGTTATATCAAAGAGACATTTCTTACGATGAATATATCCGTCTGGTCAAAACCGATAAGCAGGGCAGATATATTATCAAGGGACTGCCGGACGGTAAATATGCTTTGGCGGCTTGGGATGAATATTCTACGCCCTGCGAGAAAGAAATTGATATTAAGAAATCCGATAAACCGGCCGCAATTGATTTTACCCTTCAGTTAGGCGGAACCCTGACCGTGCTGGTCCAGAATCGGGTTGATGACTCGCTGGTTCCCGGCTATGCGGTTTATCTTGAACCCAGAGTGCCAAGTGGATTCACTTTCCGGCCTACTGATGCCAAATATACCAACCTCATCGGCAAGGCAACCTTTGACGGATTGGAAGACAGGGAATACTGGATTCTGGTGGTGCCGCCGGACCAGTTACACGCCGTCGGCCATATCCTTCCTTGGCCGCCGTTTTCTCCTCATTACCTATTGAAAGACGAGGCCAGCGTAACAATCAAGGTTGACCCTGCGATTGCCCTCAAAGGCAGAATCATTGATGCCAATACCTCTCAGCCGGTCAGGGAGTTCAGGATAACCGCTCTGCCTGATGGTAAGGCCTTTGATAAGACGTACGGCAATCCGTGGGAGATTAATAGTGATACTATTACTTCACCATCAGGCGAGTTTATCATTGATGGATTCAGGCCCGGCAGATGGTTATTGCGCCTAAACGCTGATGGCTATATTGTTCCGAAAGATGGTTTTTCGGTAGATATTCCTGTCGGCGGATTGAAGGATAAATTAGAAATTTCCCTAAATCCTGGCACAGGCAAAATCAACGGAACGGTCCTAGATGCCCAGACTGGTAACCCATTGGCCGGTGTAAAGGTTAATGTCTATGAATGGGATGGTCGTCCGTTTGGCGCCAGCAGTTTGGATACGTTAACCGATACTAATGGCGTATTTTCATTTAACACCCTGTTAGGAAATGAATTCCCTCTAACTATTCGGGTTGACAAGAGAGGCTATGTCAAATGGGAAATTAAGTTTGAACAGAATAAGAGACCTGCTATCATAGAGCCTATCCAACTTGAATATGTCTGCACCCTCAAGGGCAGGTATCTGGACGCCAATGGCCAGCCGGTCCCGGGCGCAAAGATAATCCTGGCAAAAGGCGAAGGACGGGGCAAGACCTATCACCTGCCGCAGACAACTACCAAGGCCGATGGCTCGTTTGAGATAACCGATATCCCCAAGGGCGAATATTTTGTCCACTACCACGACAAGAAAGAGCCGGTTAAGTTTACCAAGCCGGGTGAGGTGGTGAGCGTGGTATTGAAATAG